The following proteins come from a genomic window of Vallitaleaceae bacterium 9-2:
- a CDS encoding GIY-YIG nuclease family protein — translation MRGIQGVYVITNTANKKKYVGISRDLEHEWDTIRTDLEQRRGNRQMVDDYHQFGGMNFRFDIVLVSDDEKELRRRESQEAYKHDVWLNGYNTTATLNYHNISEEDLLVYKTAFLGFIQQINDGKYFYKDMVEALGLGTSDLEVILDHITEEEMLEHQKKIRLVKLASSTREYYVEIKSIS, via the coding sequence TATAACAAACACAGCGAATAAAAAGAAATACGTTGGAATAAGCCGAGACTTAGAACATGAATGGGACACGATAAGAACGGACTTAGAACAAAGACGAGGTAACCGACAGATGGTTGATGATTATCATCAGTTTGGCGGGATGAACTTTCGCTTTGACATTGTTCTAGTCTCGGATGATGAAAAAGAGCTGCGGCGACGAGAGAGTCAAGAAGCATATAAACATGATGTATGGCTTAATGGCTACAATACAACGGCGACACTTAACTATCACAATATCTCAGAAGAGGATCTGCTGGTCTATAAGACAGCTTTCTTAGGGTTTATACAACAGATTAATGATGGAAAATACTTTTATAAAGACATGGTCGAGGCCCTAGGTCTAGGAACGAGTGATTTGGAAGTTATTCTTGATCATATCACAGAAGAAGAGATGCTTGAGCACCAAAAAAAGATACGTTTAGTCAAGTTGGCATCCAGTACACGTGAGTACTATGTAGAAATTAAAAGTATTTCATAA